The nucleotide sequence ATAACTAAGAGCATCAAAAACTTGTGACAGAACAAGATGCGGCAAACGCTGGGGAATCTCTTCAGGCGAAACTCCAATGCGCCACATTTCCACGATCGCACGCACCGGAGTTCTTGTCCCTCTGATAATAGGCTCACCGCTCAGAATTTCGCTGTTTCTAACAATGTGACAGTGTTCTGTCGATTGAAACATAGTTTTTCCTCTAGGTATTCCACACTTATTTTAGCCTGATACGAAATTGCCCCACCCAGTAGACTCTGGATAGGGCAAGATTCA is from Leptothermofonsia sichuanensis E412 and encodes:
- a CDS encoding DUF433 domain-containing protein, whose product is MFQSTEHCHIVRNSEILSGEPIIRGTRTPVRAIVEMWRIGVSPEEIPQRLPHLVLSQVFDALSYYLDHQVEINEYIERNRIPDELIDPRVRKA